In one Macrobrachium rosenbergii isolate ZJJX-2024 chromosome 53, ASM4041242v1, whole genome shotgun sequence genomic region, the following are encoded:
- the LOC136834113 gene encoding troponin T, skeletal muscle-like, giving the protein MATEHYRTFMDLGKEAGLMGKDLTKWIKEQQDGLAKKEREERVEQRKYDEEQRQLEDAREEKKRQHELTLKENELAFKKKARMESAEAMATQHASNPTPAAPNAPISSISSLVLKWNEEEPEVWLEEIKTLFENYNTTETERVSVLAKHMEGKAKAALCLLEKRQRGDMVEDSRSS; this is encoded by the coding sequence atggcaacagaacattacagaaccttcatggatctggggaaggaggcaggtcttaTGGGAAAGGACCTCACCAAGTGGATAAAAGAACAGCAGGATGGCTTGGCCaagaaggagagggaagaaagagtagaacagaggaagtatgatgAAGAACAGAGGCAACTGGAAGATgcaagggaagagaagaaaagacaacATGAATTAACCCTCAAGGAAAATGAGCTAGCTTTCAAGAAGAAGGCAAGAatggaaagtgctgaagctatggctaccCAACatgcctccaaccccacacctgctgcaccaaatgctccaatctcaagcATTAGTTCCCTAGTCCTCAAGTGGAATGAAGAAGAGCCAGAAGTATGGTTGGAGGAAATAAAGactctctttgaaaactacaataccaccgagacagagagggtctcagtgcttgccaagcacatggaaggtaaagctaaggcagccctctgctTGCTGGAAAAGAGGCAAAGAGGCGACATGGTAGAAGATAGTAGAAGTTCGTAG